In Glycine max cultivar Williams 82 chromosome 10, Glycine_max_v4.0, whole genome shotgun sequence, the DNA window ATTAAGGAAAATACATGCTGCAAAACTATCTCAGCTTCTCCTTCATTATAAAGTGAGCCTGTTCCAGCCGGGTCTAGATGCTCTTCACAACCAACTGACAGACTTCCATATGGCATTCTAGTATCTAGCAATAGCAGCGGGCATTGTGTTATCCAAGTAGGCTGCAACAACAGCAAGGTCAAACGTTCCATTCATGTAAcaagaattaataataataaaaagtaaatggagAAATAGAGATAAAGATCAATATATAATCACATACATCCCTGAGCCAAAAGAATAGGTAACACCATATATGACAAACGCTAAGGTCTCAAATTAAGGACCAGcaatataaaactaataacaGGAATAAGGACTGAGATACTTTAATTAAGATAAGATGTAAATAGAAACCTTCAGTTAAATGAAAATGGAGACATCATTGATGGGCATAATACCTTAACAAAAGGAGAGTCTACTAGAAGATGAGAAAAGACAGTCTCAGAGGACTTCAATAATCCTCCGTACATCTCCTTTGAAGCCCAACTAGCAATTGCATCATTCATACGGTATTGTGTTGTTAACCTAGTGGTGAGAATCCCTTCATGCAAAGTTGCAGCTCTCTCCAGTAGAGATATTCCTAGACCAACTTCTAAGGCCTTTCTAGATAATATGACAGGAGCAAGTTGGCATTGATCACCAGCAAGAATGCAGCGCTTTCCCTGCAATATAGGAATCCAGCAAGAGGGTTCAATTGCCTGTCCCGCTTCATCTATGACAACCAAATCAAAGGTATCTAGCCTTCGAACCAAAGGGTCAGCTGCTCCAGTATTAGTGGCAACCACAACTTGAGCACTAGACAGAACTTCAATTACGGTctgcttttcctttttcttcagtGACCTTCCCAGTTGCTTCAGAAGTTGGCGTATGCCTGAAGCTAGTGAATCATCCCTTAAACAATGTCTTAGATCTTTTCTTAGATCTGACTTCTTCCTCTCATACTCTTCTCGAAAACTTGCAAGCTTAGCATTTACAATTTCTTCCAAAGACTTTGATCCCACTGTTTTTGATATACGAGCTGGATTTCCAACCCGCACTATATTTAATCCAACATTTGAAAGCTTTTCTACCATGTTATCAACAGCTGCATTAGTAGGTGCTGTAACAAGAACCCTTTCACCTTGCTGAACAGCACATGCTATAAGTTGCTTGAGCAAACCAGTCTTGCCTGTACCAGGAGGGCCTTGGATAACCAATACAGGCCTCTTTTTATTCAAACCCATTGCAATTGCTCTCCACTGAGAATCATCAAAGGTTTCATTTCCTAATCTTCCATCCAATTTTTCTTCTGCCCAGTCAGCCAAATGATTTTTCTCAAGCCATGCAACATCTTCCCCATCTCCAAACAGTGTAGCAACAACAGAAATTGAAGGATTCTTCTTTCGTAAACCATTCTTCTGAAGCAGCATTAAAGCTTCACAGTTGCGCTGGAAAAGTCATAAGCTTATTAAAAGATGTGTATTTACATATAAAATCAGTGAGCTAAGGAGTAAAATTTCAATGAAATCAACAAACAGAACCATCACAGTCAAATTATGTCAACCTGTTTAGAACTGATCACAAgaatgcaaaattattttttagaagaaaaagtaGGTGCTGGGCAGTTAACTAGTTAACCCTTTTTAACATATCCCTATGCCTGTCCTTTCAATAGCAAGTGGCAGAATGATGTAATCACATGATATATTTTACCCAACAAAATGGTAACTGAATTCATTACTACATATTCAACTGATCAAGATATAATAGTTAAGTTATTCACATTCATAGACCACAAGAGATGTGAAAAGATAAGTCATAAAGAAGTTCATGAAGGACTACTAGTACTGCTTTTCACCGTGGAAGACAAAAGGatataaagcaaaaataaaaaagatgctGATCTGTGTTTTATTAACAGAATAGGGTGatgcaaaacaaacaaaaagcaaaaattaacaGTAGCTGCAAGCTACAAATTATCCGATATAAAATATAGTTGTTGAAATTATAGGACTTAAGGTATTGAggaaggaaaaggagagaaTAGAAATTGAGTATTctgaaattaatatttgattatatatgGCATGATGCATCACAAAATATATAGCACTGACCTTTATATAATAGTAGACTCATAATCTGAATTAAATGAGGAAATAAATGATGAAAATCCAAGGAAATATGAAATTCAATCCCAAGAGATCATCTAagacattttaaattaatattaagacACGATCAAgatattataagatatttttcatGTATTCAACAAAAGTAACTAACATAGAACAGCATTTACAAGTTATTTCATGGTCAAAAGGACATATAGCCTGATCACAATGCAGTCAACGTGCTACTTTGAAGTAACCAAATACAATTTCttcaggaaaagaaaaataataaatcacatACACTTTTTAATCATGAAATCATGACTAAAAGCTACATACACCGTCTTTTTATATCTTACCACAAACACATGCTTCCCAATTATTAACAGAAATATTGACAAGATTAAATCCACTAGAATTCTCCAGTTCAATCCTTATTGTTTGTTTCAAACAAAATGTGAAGGTTCAATACACACTCATGTATGATGAgagatcaatatatatattagaacaGAATACATAAATATTGTTTGTACATGACATCAGCATTTCCTTAACCCTAGAGCACCTTGGCAAGGTAGAGATGACTGCTATAACACGTCTAAAATTTAACAAGTAGCTCAtagaatttctaaaataaaaggaGATGTACATGATTTTTGCATAACCCCGGGGAAGACTAATGTAATAtaaataggaaaactagaatCAGTTACTGTCCACAGCCAAGCAGATAAAGAGAGCAAAGTCCTTATGATAAAAGTGCTCAGAAGTCAGAAGGGATAGTTTTTCTATCTTGTCAACTGTCAACATGTAACATCAACTTTCTAGCAGTAAAGTTTGTGTTTAATAGCTTAGACTCTTGGATTATGAAAGGAAAATGCATATTGACAGTTTATAGTAAATATGCTTATAATGGTTGGACTTGTTCACATTCCTAATCAAAATAGttgaattaactaattaatagtTGACCAtagatttcttctttttccttagaTACCATTGATTTTACTTTACTGTACTTGACTAAACACAAATAGTACACACTCGTTACAACCTGATTTGGGGCCACACAAAATTTCTTAGTTTCAACATTTATATAATTCATGGAACCCTTTCACAATTTTTTCACAAAAGTTTTGGATAAATTCAAGAGAAAAAATTCCACTTGAACACACTCTATTATTGGctaaaatttattggaaatcacAAATTTTTGTGAGCTCCACTTCTTATTTGATGAGTCTCTCctgattttgtagttttcaatcaattttaaccaacaaaagagTGTGTTAAATAGTGTATTGTTAGCAACACTCATGCAAGAAATCACACGATAGATTACAATACCTCATAAGTAAGTGTATCAGCCAGTCCTTGAATACGGTCAATGCGCACACTCTTCCCAAATAGTTTAGAGAATGTAGGATCACCATGGCGTGACTCTAAAGCAACTGTAATACTATAGCCATCATCCCCAAAACTGTTCACAAATCCTTGTATGCAAGAAGTTGTAATTGCACCCATGCTGTCATATGTTCTCACACAAACCATGTCTCCAGGTGAAAGAGTGGTTGGTGGTAACCGGTGGTTCCCTTCAACCTTGAATAACACCAAATGCATTCCCCCAAGTCCTGTTTACACAATGAAATATGAGTATATGACCATATCAGACAGAGTGGACTTAGCTACTCATTCTTACTGAAGAGGCTCTTTAAGTTACAAAGACTGAATTAATATAATTAGCAACCTATTCATGCATTCCATCAGTTAAGACCAAATTCTTATACATCATATAGATTTTTGAATTAGGGTTTATGACTTAGAGTATAGACATCCAACAGACCACATTGTAATTATGATTTACATTCTAAACCTAGATGAATCAAGGTTCATCTAGGTTTAAGTCTACCTTCCACATGTATCTACTTTCTAATATCTGTAATATATAGTTTAACCCAATATTAGATACAGTAAATCAGTGAAGAAAAATATCTATCTATCCATTAAAGGctctattataaaatattgacCAATGTATTAATTAACCAAAAAGGAATTTGGATAAATGAATTTCATGTTAAACATTGCTTACTTCCTCCATAATTATAtgtaaaattcttaaatttttagtATTGATATTAATAAGTGAATACTGAATACAAAGATTTTACAAAGCAATATGTCATAAAAGATGTAATGTACTCCCTCCGGACTCAAGTATAagcaaaattaactaatttttatgctaattaagaaaattagtcaatatcatttaattctactaatcacatttaattttttttcccagaAAGTGTCCTTTATTGGAACTTGATATCAGGAATAAAGAGTCATTGGAAATAGAATCTCAATTAATTGAAGAGTATTTTGGGATGGTATcattatataaagagaaagtaaTTCATACTTGCTTATATTTGAGTCCAAAGATAGTATGTATTTAAGTATAAAATTGAGAATAAATATTAGAGTTGTcgttaagagagagagagagagagagaagacacATTTATAGAAAACTGAGCTACTATTAAACAGCAATACCTGAACACTATGGGAGTACAATGATCCTAAATCCTaattactaaagtgaaattacatTGGTTATTCCTATGCAATGAACCTAGACATTATTCACATAGTAACAATCGACACTTCCtctcaagctggagcatatagGTCATATGCATCAAGCTTGTCACTATGTATTTTATTTGAGTACCTTTCAAAGACttagtgaaaatatctgctaggCAATCATTTGAATTGGAGGAGTGGTAATGACTTCAGATTAAATCTTCTCTCTAATGAAATAACAATCAATGGCCCACTAAACTGTTAAAACCATAATGCTAAATCAATCAAACCAAACCCTAAGGGATTGTATATAGATATGACAAACTAGTCCAATAGACTCCCCTTGAGCAACAAATCAAGTAAGTTTCTCCATATAAACCTCATTGTCAAGATCACCAAGGAGAAAAGCATTCTTGGATCATGAATATCTAGTTGGAGTAACAGCCATGGACAAAAACAAGCAAACTGAAGCCATTTTCTCCACTGGCAAGGTGTCCCCTTAATCTAATTCAAAAACCTATAGATTCCCTTGGGCTATTACACAAGCCTTAAGACAATCAAGTCGACCATTGGAGCAAACCTCAATAGACTTCCTGGGAGGAAGAGGAATAAGATCCCAAGTATCACTACTCAAAAGTCACACATTTCATTAAACATAGCTAGTCTCCACCCAAGATGGGATAAAGCCTCACTTGTAGTCTAAGGAATAAACTTAGAGGAAGAGGAAGGAAGACAAGTGAAGtgcaacaaagaaagaaaatgataattgaAGTAATATATTGAAGAGACAGGTTACAAGTAGATCGTATATCTTTTTGAGGCACAATACAAAGGTCTAACTAGGTGATAAGACTAGAGCAGGTAGACGAGTTGGCTTCAAGGTAGAGTTTGTAGCGATGTCATCAGCAATAGAAAGTGGAATAGGCTTAGGTGGTGAAGGTAGAGGGCTGTAGACAAAGATACAAATCAGTGGTTCCTAAACATGGGATATCTATAGTGGGATTAACCTGACAGGCTAAATGAAGACAAAGAAGTAAGATTATAAAGATAGGCTTGAGTGGAGGAAGGAGACCCAAAGAAGGGAACTAACTTAAGAAAAGTTGACACCAATTGTGATATAATATTGGCAGATGGAAGGATAGTAACAATGATGATCCTTACGGAACTGATTGCAACCAAGACATTTTAGAGACCAAGCACAATGTATATCAACACTAGGTCTAAGGTTATGAACAAAATAGGTAGGACTAGAGATAAAGGATGCCAACAAATGCAGACTAATGACGAAATAGCACAGTAAATAAAGTACTACAAATCAAGGATAGACAAGGGCATCTAATAATGAGGTAGTAAGCAAAGCAATAAGAATAACTCCCCCCAAATAGAAAGAGACATGTCCATGAAGTGAATGTTCAAGTGGTTTTAATAAAGCTGTCTATTTTTTGCATTTGACAACCCTATTTTTCTGACACGTATGATCACATAATCATTGGTGATGAATGTCAAGAGAAGCTATAAATGTTTGAAAGGACTAAGACAAATATTGACAAGCATAATCATTTTACAAATTGGAACACCAAATTGTGTCTTATTTTATGATAAGAACATTTGAAAGAGAGAAACAACTTAGAATGATTTTCCATTAAAAACAACCAAGTACCATTAGAGTAAACATCgataaaatcaacaaaatatttgGACTCCAAAGTAGATGCACTACAGCTAGGACCCCAAACCTCAAAATGGAGATATAGTTCAATAACTGAATTGATTGGAAAACAAATTGCGAGTGTTCCACACCATGATGTTTGATATAGTCCATgtctaaaatataatgaatttccTGTACTTTACCACATATTATTACTCATAAGCATGTAAAAAATTCAACTTCTTTTATAGCAAATGCACACATAAAGGAAAGTCAATGCAGGACCTTGGTGTATGCAATGGCATTTGTCTGAATAAGTGaaacaaaaagaggaaaaggagaaGACCTGTAGAGGTACTGATAGCGTTTAAATTACAAATGGTGTCGCAGAGTTCTTGTTGAGGCTGGCTATGGCTAACCAAGAAATCAATCGTTTTTGAAGAATCAGAAGTATCATCTGGTTTAGGAACAGCATCCAATTCCTCCTGAGTAAACTCCAACTCAGCATCCCTTTCAATACGGAGTAGTTCTGACATATGGGTGGTGAATTCGTCAATCCTGTGCTGTAATGCTTTGACCTTTTCGAAGTCCATTCCTAAAACGCCTTGGACACTCTTGGGTTGCGTTATCTTTCTCACAACCGCCCTATGCTGAGCTGCAAATGAACCGTTAGATAGTAAGATGTAAGACCCTACCTTTTGcgataaaataacaaaactgatagaaaaaatcCTCTTTTACAGCATGGATCAAAGATATGAGATACACCATAAATAGAAACAATGAACGAATTTAATGTGGTTGGGAACCTCATGCTTACATCCACAGCAACATCTTAACAAATAAGATTACAAGATTAATGAACAAATTTAAGAAACCTGAATTGGCGAGGTCCTTAAGTAGTTTCCAAGACTTGGTGTCACGCCAGTCCTGAATGAAGGAGTTACTCTGCTGCAGGTCTCGGAGAACTTGGCGAAGCTCTCTCTGAAAATGGTCGAAAAGAGTGGGATAGTGCGTGCAGGCCTTCAAGCAGAGACCCTCAAGGCCAATGGGCATAGGAACAGCATTGAGATATGGCTGTGCCAGCATAATAAAAGTGAGACCAGGTCCCATGAGCTCCCACAACTCAAACTCTCCCTCTCCTCCCTCTAACTCTGCCGCAGCTAAATCAGACGCCATGGCCCTCATGCTATCACGAATCCACCTTATCACACTCTTCCCGAGATCCTTCTTCCCAATAGGGTCTCCGTTCTGATGAAGAATACCCTCCTCCACCTCCCGAGTTTGACAAGTTTTGTCAACAAAGccacttcttcttctccttcttctactTTTGACATTAGTACTGGAAACCACCTTAGTTTCATTGGTGTTAGTGGCGTTTCGAATTAGCCTATGGGTTCCAATAACAAATGAAGGAGGCAAAGAGAAATGCACGTGTCTAGAGGGGGAGGCATTATTACAACGAAAGTGCTCACTTGCAGTTGCAGGTGGGAGTCTACCACAGAAGAAGCAAGTGAGCGCTGTTTCCATAACTCTACTTTACTGCGGCAATTCACTACTTAGTCATTGAGGAATGATTTGTGGTTTTTTATTCGAGAAGCGGCAAGATGCCATGGTGGAGAATTTGAACCGCGAACTGCATTTGAGGCGAGGAAGGAAAGTgattttaattactatttttcttttcatttattattattatgtgagtCATGAGACAcacacaagagaagaaactaatTAAGGATGGAGGAATAAGGGATTTTTAGTGAAAGCGAAACCATGAGAGTACAAATTGTAACCAACAATGCAACGCAACGCAACACAACACAACGTAGCCAACCCAAGATCGCAGCTCCCACTCTGATTGGCTGCTCTGCGATTTTGTGGCGTGGCGGCCTTTAGCCCTTCCACTTCTTGCTGACGTGTTCCTTTCCTCTTCTTCTGTTCAATTTAATCTTCGCAAGCAAAtggctattattttttaaattaagtatttCTATgcttttaatacaaaaaaaaatgaacaaaattaattaaaattgtgaacACGTATATTTTGTGTACAGCCCACACGTATAAttgtctattattttattttatcatcgcCT includes these proteins:
- the LOC100799347 gene encoding DNA-binding protein SMUBP-2: METALTCFFCGRLPPATASEHFRCNNASPSRHVHFSLPPSFVIGTHRLIRNATNTNETKVVSSTNVKSRRRRRRSGFVDKTCQTREVEEGILHQNGDPIGKKDLGKSVIRWIRDSMRAMASDLAAAELEGGEGEFELWELMGPGLTFIMLAQPYLNAVPMPIGLEGLCLKACTHYPTLFDHFQRELRQVLRDLQQSNSFIQDWRDTKSWKLLKDLANSAQHRAVVRKITQPKSVQGVLGMDFEKVKALQHRIDEFTTHMSELLRIERDAELEFTQEELDAVPKPDDTSDSSKTIDFLVSHSQPQQELCDTICNLNAISTSTGLGGMHLVLFKVEGNHRLPPTTLSPGDMVCVRTYDSMGAITTSCIQGFVNSFGDDGYSITVALESRHGDPTFSKLFGKSVRIDRIQGLADTLTYERNCEALMLLQKNGLRKKNPSISVVATLFGDGEDVAWLEKNHLADWAEEKLDGRLGNETFDDSQWRAIAMGLNKKRPVLVIQGPPGTGKTGLLKQLIACAVQQGERVLVTAPTNAAVDNMVEKLSNVGLNIVRVGNPARISKTVGSKSLEEIVNAKLASFREEYERKKSDLRKDLRHCLRDDSLASGIRQLLKQLGRSLKKKEKQTVIEVLSSAQVVVATNTGAADPLVRRLDTFDLVVIDEAGQAIEPSCWIPILQGKRCILAGDQCQLAPVILSRKALEVGLGISLLERAATLHEGILTTRLTTQYRMNDAIASWASKEMYGGLLKSSETVFSHLLVDSPFVKPTWITQCPLLLLDTRMPYGSLSVGCEEHLDPAGTGSLYNEGEAEIVLQHVFSLIYAGVSPTAIAVQSPYVAQVQLLRDKLDEFPEAAGTEVATIDSFQGREADAVILSMVRSNTLGAVGFLGDSRRINVAITRARKHLALVCDSSTICHNTFLARLLRHIRHFGRVKHAEPGSFGGYGLGMNPILPSIN